In Fluviispira sanaruensis, a genomic segment contains:
- a CDS encoding Hsp33 family molecular chaperone HslO, whose protein sequence is MFQDYLFFAVDTKVQYCYRMLHLSNLMQEVKKIHSLNTPRTLLLSDSMLGCVLLSSVLDYEERINLRIQCGGDFTIGAETTFQAETKGYIECADDTPIVQSLDKGEKCFSELQVRSLRSQRNNAGLSEGFTLSKTSSIEDALNEHLQSSFQMNTKLQLSSWIDEKSGEIHAFGVIYQELPDISDEASEKLRNHIENLPSMRELFLENNDPDILAQKLIPDELKAIKSINPKLVCSCSQEKVEGVLVTLPMDELKDIIKKSESVEMKCHYCSTNYQVPFEKVMQMFASRNYTQDNSSEIN, encoded by the coding sequence ATGTTTCAAGATTACTTATTTTTTGCTGTGGATACAAAGGTGCAATATTGCTATCGCATGTTGCATCTGAGCAATTTAATGCAAGAAGTCAAAAAAATTCATAGCTTAAATACCCCAAGAACTCTTCTCCTCTCAGACTCTATGCTCGGTTGTGTTTTGCTTTCTTCTGTGCTCGACTATGAAGAGAGAATTAATCTAAGAATACAATGTGGTGGTGATTTCACAATTGGGGCGGAAACAACTTTTCAAGCAGAAACAAAGGGCTATATTGAGTGTGCGGATGACACTCCTATAGTGCAAAGTCTAGATAAGGGTGAAAAATGCTTTTCTGAATTGCAAGTGCGTTCATTACGTTCGCAGCGCAATAATGCGGGCCTCTCAGAAGGTTTTACTTTGTCAAAAACAAGCTCGATTGAAGATGCTTTGAATGAACATTTGCAATCAAGTTTTCAAATGAACACGAAATTACAATTGAGCAGCTGGATAGATGAGAAAAGTGGCGAAATTCATGCTTTTGGAGTAATTTATCAAGAATTGCCAGATATTTCTGATGAAGCTTCAGAGAAATTAAGAAATCATATTGAAAATTTGCCGTCTATGCGTGAATTGTTTTTAGAAAATAATGATCCAGATATATTAGCACAAAAATTGATCCCCGATGAGTTAAAGGCAATCAAAAGTATCAATCCAAAACTCGTTTGCAGTTGTTCACAGGAAAAAGTCGAAGGCGTGCTTGTGACTTTACCTATGGATGAATTAAAAGATATTATTAAAAAATCTGAAAGCGTAGAAATGAAATGTCATTATTGCAGTACAAATTATCAAGTTCCCTTTGAAAAAGTAATGCAAATGTTTGCAAGCAGAAATTATACGCAAGACAATTCATCTGAAATTAATTAA
- the galE gene encoding UDP-glucose 4-epimerase GalE, producing the protein MKVLVTGGAGYIGSTICSALEDAGHTPIILDSLVTGRIEFIRDRALYKGDIADVKLLNKIFNDHPDINCTIHCAALIIVSESVQKPYEYYRENVAKSNELFENLKSLGCHKIVFSSSAAIYDAVPNFMVTEDSPLKPLSPYAKTKYMMEMILQDYCTSFEYFKAISLRYFNPIGADPKMRSGLYIENPSHVLGKLVDTATGRNKEFQITGVEWPTRDGSGIRDYIHVWDLAQAHVKAIENFDFAFSKREPKFKNFHIINLGTGRGVTVRELLREFENVFGREIPKKVAPSRPGDVAGAYANENTALDLLEWKATLHINQGIEDSLKWHSIREQIIIYNPNNNKHN; encoded by the coding sequence ATGAAAGTTCTCGTAACTGGGGGTGCTGGATATATTGGAAGCACAATATGCTCAGCATTAGAAGATGCTGGGCACACACCCATTATTCTAGACTCACTTGTCACCGGTCGAATCGAGTTTATAAGGGATAGAGCTTTATATAAAGGTGATATTGCAGATGTGAAACTGCTCAATAAAATCTTCAATGACCACCCAGATATCAACTGCACAATTCACTGCGCTGCACTTATAATTGTTTCAGAAAGTGTGCAAAAACCTTATGAATATTATAGAGAAAACGTAGCTAAATCCAACGAATTATTTGAAAACTTAAAATCACTGGGATGTCATAAAATTGTATTTAGCTCATCGGCCGCTATTTACGATGCTGTTCCTAATTTTATGGTCACAGAAGATTCTCCTTTAAAACCGCTCAGTCCATATGCAAAAACAAAGTATATGATGGAAATGATACTACAGGATTATTGTACATCTTTTGAATATTTTAAAGCAATTTCATTAAGGTACTTTAATCCAATTGGCGCCGATCCTAAAATGCGCTCAGGTTTATATATTGAAAACCCATCTCATGTTTTAGGCAAATTGGTTGACACCGCAACAGGTAGGAACAAAGAATTTCAAATTACAGGCGTCGAATGGCCAACACGTGATGGAAGTGGCATTCGCGATTATATCCATGTCTGGGATCTCGCACAGGCGCATGTAAAAGCAATTGAAAACTTCGATTTTGCTTTTTCAAAACGCGAACCTAAATTTAAAAACTTTCATATAATTAATTTAGGCACAGGTCGCGGTGTGACAGTAAGAGAATTATTAAGAGAATTTGAAAATGTATTTGGGCGTGAAATCCCCAAAAAAGTTGCTCCATCACGTCCGGGTGATGTAGCAGGAGCCTATGCAAATGAAAATACCGCATTGGATTTGCTAGAATGGAAAGCTACTTTGCATATTAATCAAGGTATTGAAGACTCTTTAAAGTGGCACAGCATACGAGAGCAAATTATAATATATAATCCCAATAATAATAAGCATAATTGA
- the ahcY gene encoding adenosylhomocysteinase, with protein sequence MDYKVKDISLAELGRKQIEIAEKEMPGLMTLRERYGKSKPLKGARIAGSLHMTVETAVLIETLCVLGADVRWSSCNIFSTVDAAAAAIAKTGVPVFAWKGETEEEYIWCIEQSLKFPNGNGPNMLLDDGGDLTSLVHKKFPQLLKDIKGVSEETTTGVHHLHQMVKKGELKIPAININDSVTKSKFDNLYGCRESLPDGIKRATDVMIAGKTVVVAGYGDVGKGCAHAMRHHGARVLITEIDPINSLQAAMEGYQIVTMDEVVKDAHIFVTATGCCDIITAAHMAKMRDQAIVCNIGHFDVEIDVAGLKATNGIKHINIKPQVDKYQFTDGHEIILLAEGRLVNLGCATGHPAFVMSTSFTNQVLAQIELWQNHGQYKIDVYTLPKKLDEEVARLHLEKLGVKLTKLTNKQAEYLSIPVEGPYKPDSYRY encoded by the coding sequence ATGGATTATAAAGTAAAAGATATATCTCTGGCTGAATTAGGCAGAAAACAAATTGAAATTGCTGAAAAAGAAATGCCTGGCCTTATGACTCTTAGAGAACGTTATGGCAAATCTAAACCTCTCAAAGGAGCTCGTATAGCAGGCAGTTTGCACATGACAGTAGAAACAGCCGTTTTGATAGAAACCTTGTGTGTACTTGGAGCAGATGTACGTTGGTCAAGTTGTAATATCTTTTCTACAGTTGATGCTGCTGCAGCTGCCATTGCAAAAACAGGTGTGCCTGTCTTTGCATGGAAAGGCGAAACTGAAGAAGAATACATTTGGTGTATTGAGCAGTCATTAAAATTTCCAAATGGCAATGGCCCAAATATGTTGCTCGATGATGGAGGAGATCTCACATCTTTAGTGCACAAAAAATTCCCGCAGCTTCTAAAAGATATTAAGGGAGTTTCTGAAGAAACAACGACAGGAGTTCATCATTTACACCAAATGGTAAAAAAAGGTGAACTCAAAATACCAGCAATTAACATCAATGACAGCGTAACAAAGAGCAAATTCGACAACCTCTATGGTTGCCGTGAATCATTGCCAGACGGAATCAAACGCGCAACAGACGTTATGATTGCTGGTAAAACCGTTGTCGTTGCTGGATATGGTGATGTTGGAAAGGGTTGCGCTCACGCAATGAGACATCATGGTGCACGGGTTTTAATTACTGAAATTGATCCGATTAATTCTTTGCAAGCCGCTATGGAAGGTTACCAAATCGTCACAATGGATGAAGTCGTAAAAGACGCTCATATTTTTGTCACAGCTACAGGCTGCTGCGATATTATTACTGCAGCGCATATGGCGAAAATGCGCGACCAAGCCATTGTTTGTAACATCGGACATTTTGATGTGGAAATTGACGTTGCAGGTCTCAAAGCAACTAATGGAATTAAGCATATAAATATCAAACCACAAGTGGATAAATATCAATTCACTGATGGGCACGAAATTATTCTTTTAGCAGAAGGACGTCTTGTTAACTTAGGCTGCGCAACAGGACATCCTGCTTTCGTTATGAGCACAAGTTTTACGAATCAAGTCCTTGCCCAGATTGAATTATGGCAAAACCATGGGCAGTATAAAATAGATGTTTATACCTTACCTAAAAAACTCGATGAAGAAGTTGCAAGATTGCATTTAGAAAAACTAGGAGTTAAATTAACAAAACTCACAAATAAACAAGCAGAATATTTAAGCATACCAGTTGAAGGACCATATAAACCTGATTCTTATAGATATTAA
- a CDS encoding DMT family transporter, which translates to MLFTFNKMFFKSLLLLVSLGMCWGTGFSIAKFAMESGVTPLGYSFWQSFGPAVFILIVTLLRDKKFPEFSIQHILFYFICGLLGIVLPNITMYFSATHVPSGILGLIVNTSPIITYVLSIFFLLEKFSVYRFLGIIIGFFGLVILFYPKLTIYADFNWMLFALLTPFLLASCTIFMVKLRPVHASSLALSAGMLLASSMIIAPITIMTDNFHIIKFPLDLPNFFIIIEIILSSIGYVIFFELLKIAGPVYYSLVGCIVAMVGLFWGYIIFNETISLTEWLSIVLIILSIYLVSMQKQKEHRIQSDALNKL; encoded by the coding sequence ATGCTGTTCACATTTAATAAGATGTTCTTTAAATCTCTTTTATTGCTCGTAAGTTTAGGAATGTGCTGGGGGACAGGCTTTTCTATTGCTAAATTCGCAATGGAAAGCGGGGTGACACCTCTCGGATATTCTTTTTGGCAAAGTTTTGGGCCAGCAGTTTTTATTCTTATAGTAACTTTATTGAGAGATAAAAAATTTCCAGAATTTAGCATTCAACATATTTTGTTTTATTTTATTTGCGGATTACTTGGAATCGTTTTGCCAAATATAACGATGTATTTTTCTGCAACTCATGTGCCCTCTGGTATTTTGGGTTTGATAGTAAATACTTCACCTATTATTACTTACGTATTATCTATTTTTTTCCTTCTTGAAAAATTTTCTGTCTATAGATTTCTTGGTATTATAATAGGATTTTTTGGTCTTGTTATTCTTTTTTATCCTAAGTTAACGATTTATGCAGATTTTAATTGGATGTTGTTTGCTTTATTAACTCCTTTTCTCCTCGCATCATGCACTATCTTTATGGTGAAACTAAGGCCTGTGCATGCCTCTTCACTCGCTCTCAGTGCAGGAATGTTGTTGGCCTCCTCAATGATTATTGCTCCAATAACGATCATGACGGATAATTTTCATATTATTAAGTTTCCACTCGATCTACCAAATTTTTTTATTATTATTGAAATAATATTATCTAGTATAGGTTATGTTATCTTTTTTGAATTATTAAAAATTGCTGGTCCCGTTTATTATAGCCTCGTTGGTTGTATAGTTGCTATGGTGGGATTATTTTGGGGATATATTATTTTTAATGAGACAATTAGTCTGACAGAATGGTTATCAATTGTATTGATAATTTTGTCTATTTATTTGGTGTCAATGCAAAAACAAAAAGAGCATCGGATTCAATCCGATGCTTTAAATAAACTTTGA
- the sfsA gene encoding DNA/RNA nuclease SfsA — protein sequence MNLLKYSFPLEKCSFINRYKRFFVDVMSAENEVKTVHCANSGSMKSCLVQNAPAYILDSQNPKRKLRHSLELLYLEDGYACLNTARANQFVEELLNKTVGKSREQYFISTNFPYECFEKWQKVKREAVFTKETRFDFCLSSEKSDQKCWIEVKSVSMKLIDNTWIFPDAVTTRGQKHLTELMNAKHAGDEAWLFFVLMRGSEVDENILLKGFRTAHEIDAKYASLLEEAKKIGVKIALIIPKISIEGFSLRKFNCLN from the coding sequence ATGAATTTATTAAAATATTCTTTTCCTTTGGAAAAATGTAGTTTTATAAATAGATATAAACGCTTTTTTGTTGACGTCATGTCAGCGGAAAACGAGGTTAAAACAGTTCATTGCGCAAACAGTGGAAGTATGAAAAGCTGTCTTGTGCAAAATGCTCCTGCATATATTTTAGATTCACAAAACCCTAAACGTAAATTACGCCATTCTTTAGAATTGCTTTATTTAGAAGATGGTTACGCCTGTTTAAACACTGCAAGAGCCAATCAATTTGTTGAAGAATTATTAAATAAAACTGTGGGAAAAAGTAGAGAACAATATTTTATTTCTACAAACTTCCCTTATGAATGCTTTGAAAAATGGCAAAAGGTAAAACGTGAAGCTGTCTTTACCAAGGAAACACGCTTTGATTTCTGTCTATCATCTGAAAAAAGTGATCAAAAATGCTGGATAGAAGTAAAAAGTGTGAGTATGAAATTAATTGATAATACTTGGATCTTTCCTGATGCTGTCACAACTCGGGGGCAAAAACATCTTACTGAACTTATGAATGCGAAACACGCTGGAGATGAAGCTTGGTTATTTTTCGTACTTATGCGTGGAAGTGAAGTAGATGAGAATATTCTTCTCAAAGGTTTCCGTACAGCGCATGAAATAGATGCAAAATACGCAAGTTTGTTAGAAGAAGCAAAAAAAATAGGAGTGAAAATTGCTCTTATTATTCCAAAAATTTCTATTGAAGGATTTTCTTTAAGGAAATTTAATTGCTTGAATTGA
- a CDS encoding leucine-rich repeat domain-containing protein — translation MKRNGFILSSSALLAIVYSSSVSAAEYKVVEFKKNIIYLDPNAQGHSENPKSFPITVKDENKISSDLAAKAIQFSPDESLLTEFNQKVFCRKVKFEVKNNQLQIISMPNEISTLMTCYYKPRSTDRNITLTDKQKSLEIKFNYTFDSWRNLIKKDYNGKEYFLPATKFAKYIHSKINSGNNINYATDILLDGSDLWEDENYGILEKERTGVWNQGTLSYNGDTYLDMSAIYQSEKFPKLEKLTIRQFKIENLNSFAFPKAKSLKHLNYSLNKFYVVKKNSFKRLKNLEILDLNGNRIKTIEGNSFERLKNLKKLDLQNNYISAISENTFAGLVNLQELDLSNNKPLDKDDNLIQMELNGEPKLPKLEKLTIEGSNVGKIDKVFFQSMPLLTSLKLKENALTDIPENVFANNHELKEVDLSQNKIQNISSLGNTNIANLNLSDNKIESLNDSFFNSIQNIEVLNLSQNSIHSINKSHLSPELKIVNLGNNKLTSIPNALSNNLEDLTISINKIEQLNGNELAQYFNLKSLNLFDNQIKEIPSEAFKTQSTLIKLNLAKNKFTEVPTTSFQYLASLETLDLSNNSLQSINQNSFDGLKSLKYLFINHNEVPLAFNINHNIRLDSISILYSLREDEVNRVKKLFEGTPKITIHNEYDY, via the coding sequence ATGAAGAGAAATGGATTTATCTTATCAAGTTCCGCCCTTTTAGCAATTGTTTACAGCAGTTCTGTATCTGCTGCAGAATACAAAGTTGTAGAATTCAAAAAAAATATCATTTATCTTGACCCCAATGCACAGGGTCATTCTGAAAATCCAAAATCTTTCCCAATTACTGTGAAAGATGAGAATAAAATTTCGAGTGATTTGGCAGCAAAGGCTATACAATTCAGTCCAGATGAAAGTTTATTAACAGAGTTTAATCAAAAAGTATTTTGTAGAAAAGTTAAATTTGAAGTAAAAAATAACCAATTGCAAATTATTTCTATGCCAAACGAAATTTCTACTTTGATGACTTGCTATTATAAACCACGCTCAACAGATCGAAATATTACTTTAACAGATAAGCAAAAAAGTCTTGAAATAAAATTCAACTACACCTTCGACTCATGGCGGAACTTAATAAAAAAAGATTACAATGGTAAAGAATATTTTTTACCAGCTACTAAGTTTGCAAAGTATATACATTCAAAAATTAATTCTGGCAATAATATTAATTATGCAACAGACATTCTTCTCGATGGGAGTGATCTTTGGGAAGATGAAAATTATGGCATTTTAGAAAAAGAAAGAACTGGTGTTTGGAACCAAGGTACTTTATCATATAATGGTGATACTTATTTAGACATGAGTGCTATTTATCAAAGTGAAAAATTTCCTAAATTAGAAAAATTAACTATCAGACAATTTAAAATAGAAAATCTAAATTCCTTTGCATTTCCAAAAGCAAAATCTTTAAAACACCTAAATTATTCTCTTAATAAATTCTATGTTGTGAAAAAAAATTCTTTCAAAAGACTTAAGAATTTAGAAATTCTCGATCTTAATGGAAACAGAATCAAAACAATTGAAGGTAATTCCTTTGAAAGACTAAAAAATCTTAAAAAATTAGACCTGCAAAATAATTACATTAGCGCAATATCAGAAAACACCTTCGCAGGGCTTGTTAATTTACAAGAACTTGATTTATCGAATAACAAACCACTAGATAAAGATGACAATTTGATTCAAATGGAGCTTAACGGAGAACCTAAACTGCCTAAGTTAGAAAAATTGACAATAGAAGGAAGTAATGTTGGCAAAATAGATAAAGTATTCTTTCAATCAATGCCCTTACTAACTTCTCTTAAGCTAAAAGAAAATGCATTAACAGATATTCCTGAAAACGTTTTCGCGAATAATCATGAATTGAAAGAAGTTGATTTAAGCCAGAATAAAATTCAAAATATTTCTTCATTAGGCAACACAAATATCGCCAATTTGAATTTGAGTGACAATAAAATTGAATCACTAAATGATTCTTTCTTTAATAGCATTCAAAATATCGAAGTTCTAAACCTTTCTCAGAACTCTATTCATTCTATTAATAAATCACATTTATCTCCAGAATTAAAAATTGTGAATTTAGGAAATAATAAATTGACATCTATTCCAAACGCGCTCTCAAATAACTTAGAAGATCTTACCATCTCTATAAATAAAATTGAACAGTTAAATGGCAATGAACTTGCTCAATATTTCAATCTTAAATCATTAAACTTATTTGACAATCAAATCAAAGAGATTCCAAGTGAAGCTTTTAAAACTCAAAGCACACTTATAAAACTTAATCTAGCTAAAAATAAATTTACAGAAGTTCCCACAACCTCATTTCAATATTTAGCGAGCCTAGAAACTTTAGATCTCTCTAACAACTCTCTACAGAGCATAAATCAAAATTCCTTTGATGGATTGAAAAGTTTAAAATATTTATTTATAAACCACAATGAAGTACCGTTAGCATTTAATATCAATCATAATATTAG